A stretch of Desulfomonilia bacterium DNA encodes these proteins:
- a CDS encoding transketolase C-terminal domain-containing protein has protein sequence MRTAFIETLCELAQTDERIWLLTGDLGFSVLERFGNYFPERFVNMGVAEQNMTGVAAGLALTGKTVFTYSIANFPVIRCLEQIRNDVCYHNLNVKIVAVGGGVTYGTAGYSHHGIEDIALMQSMPNMTVITPTDPFETKQVMHAIISKNGPCYLRLGRGGEPNIYGNLSPFEIGKATCLNEGTEIAIFSTGPIISEVLKALVYLKKNNVNPYVINFPTLKPFDDETVKQIASKVTNIFTVDEHTSYGGFTGSVSKAMAMSGFNCKLTQICLTDEYISITGTQSYLHKYHGIDAEFICKKILEVLK, from the coding sequence ATGAGAACAGCATTTATCGAAACTCTTTGTGAATTAGCCCAAACAGATGAACGTATATGGCTTTTAACCGGGGACCTTGGCTTTTCAGTATTGGAAAGGTTCGGCAACTACTTTCCTGAGCGCTTTGTGAATATGGGTGTTGCTGAGCAAAACATGACTGGTGTTGCAGCTGGTCTGGCATTAACCGGAAAGACTGTTTTCACATACTCAATTGCTAATTTCCCTGTTATCAGGTGCCTTGAACAAATAAGAAACGATGTTTGTTATCATAATCTGAACGTCAAGATTGTTGCTGTTGGTGGTGGTGTTACCTATGGAACAGCTGGATATTCACATCACGGGATAGAGGATATTGCATTGATGCAATCCATGCCTAATATGACGGTTATTACTCCTACTGATCCTTTTGAAACAAAACAGGTAATGCATGCAATTATCTCTAAAAATGGCCCCTGCTATCTCAGGTTGGGTCGTGGTGGAGAACCTAACATATACGGAAATCTGTCCCCTTTTGAGATCGGTAAAGCAACATGCTTAAATGAAGGTACTGAGATTGCTATTTTTTCTACAGGACCAATTATCTCTGAAGTGCTAAAGGCATTAGTTTATCTAAAAAAAAATAATGTCAATCCATATGTAATAAATTTTCCGACATTAAAGCCTTTTGACGATGAAACTGTTAAACAGATCGCATCAAAGGTTACGAATATTTTTACTGTTGATGAGCACACATCATATGGAGGATTTACCGGATCAGTCTCTAAAGCAATGGCAATGTCTGGATTCAACTGCAAGCTTACACAAATCTGTTTGACAGATGAGTATATCAGCATAACTGGAACTCAGTCTTACCTCCACAAATATCATGGTATTGATGCAGAATTCATCTGCAAAAAAATACTTGAGGTACTTAAATAA
- a CDS encoding glycosyltransferase — MKILLVAAFGRNEAESYEYYNFYLTLKSITESVEKFDFLKIFNESGRFKMNNALLDKVKEYRPDIVIFVPHTNQFIPEIVDEINKYSKTLGYFFDDIWRRKYSNFWAEHFNFVTTSDVHGVKRFRDAGHKNAIFSPFACNTGFFTKKDLPKTIDVSFVGQFHPFRAWCLRQIEKSGINVMIRGAGWNNGPVEYIEMIDIFNKSKINLNLSNSVSWDIRYLMGINRPVTETLKAWRNTAYVFIKNDHKIHEQVKGRHFEISSCGGFQLSYYVEGLEKLYDISNEIAIYDSTDKMIEKIHYYLKHEDEREEIAFRGYQRTLRDHDMKQRFIEIFDAIKLDSTQ; from the coding sequence ATGAAAATTTTGCTGGTAGCAGCTTTTGGCAGGAATGAAGCCGAGTCCTATGAATATTACAACTTCTATCTGACGCTCAAGAGCATAACTGAGAGTGTAGAGAAATTTGATTTTTTAAAAATATTCAATGAATCAGGCAGGTTTAAAATGAACAATGCCCTGCTTGACAAAGTAAAAGAATACCGCCCTGATATTGTTATTTTTGTTCCACACACCAATCAGTTCATTCCTGAAATTGTTGATGAAATAAATAAGTATTCAAAAACGCTTGGTTATTTTTTTGACGATATCTGGAGACGGAAATACTCAAATTTCTGGGCTGAACATTTTAATTTTGTAACAACTTCAGATGTTCACGGGGTTAAAAGGTTCAGGGATGCAGGACACAAAAATGCAATCTTCTCTCCTTTTGCCTGCAACACCGGATTTTTTACAAAGAAAGACCTGCCAAAAACAATTGATGTCAGTTTTGTCGGACAGTTTCATCCTTTCAGGGCATGGTGCCTGAGGCAAATTGAAAAATCCGGCATAAATGTCATGATTCGGGGTGCGGGCTGGAACAACGGCCCAGTTGAATATATAGAGATGATTGATATTTTCAACAAAAGCAAAATCAATCTGAACCTTTCCAATTCAGTGTCCTGGGATATCCGTTACCTAATGGGCATAAACAGGCCTGTTACAGAAACGCTCAAGGCATGGCGCAATACAGCTTATGTATTTATAAAAAATGATCATAAAATTCATGAGCAGGTCAAGGGCAGACATTTTGAAATAAGTTCGTGCGGAGGGTTCCAGTTATCCTATTATGTTGAAGGCTTGGAAAAACTCTATGACATCAGCAATGAAATTGCCATTTATGATTCAACAGATAAGATGATTGAAAAAATACATTATTACTTGAAGCATGAGGATGAACGCGAAGAAATTGCCTTCAGGGGATATCAACGTACATTGAGAGACCATGACATGAAACAAAGATTCATAGAAATATTCGATGCGATAAAACTTGATTCTACGCAATAG
- a CDS encoding oligosaccharide flippase family protein, which produces MDRLNRTSINMFSSLLGYAIPMVINLVSTPLLLDAVGETAFGLQSLVAVIIGYLTVMDMGLDLPITKYLAEDHARNDTASANKMLNNTLQLYLIIGFIGMTVIILFAKILSENVFKVPADMSSQAVIVFQLAGIGFLGSVGMSWGRAVSMGLQRFEITYGVAIITNLAGIGFGLLLVYLGYGVVGFVLMRVLSTVCAGIAYWMIARILLPAYRFKPGFDFPTIRRLRSYIGYGAINRGLSAIVSRLDQTLIGIWLGVAAAGIYSIPFMIVNSLSYMIAYMLGFTFPMASELHSTDQHEKLKDIYIRSTRFITVLSCMIFIPMFVFGNSFMLIWVGKTVSSQTNTVLMLLTASFFLSTLFVALPNNIAVGTGRIRQFTVYCMFRAVVLGLSCLVFIKPFGLNGAGFALILTNAVDLVFLIIVLKRFLKLSPYALFLSAYCPPLVLGIILAIVSFFIRPISCSWVGLIIAIGLFDIIYLVISFKINIFGEAEKLVLKNIFLIARRISHTD; this is translated from the coding sequence ATGGACAGATTAAACAGAACATCCATCAATATGTTTTCCAGCCTGCTGGGATATGCCATCCCTATGGTGATAAACCTTGTATCAACTCCCCTCCTGCTTGATGCAGTTGGAGAAACCGCCTTTGGACTGCAAAGTCTTGTGGCTGTAATAATCGGATACCTGACGGTCATGGATATGGGCCTGGATTTGCCGATAACCAAATATCTTGCAGAAGATCATGCCCGGAACGACACTGCTTCTGCCAATAAAATGTTGAACAATACCCTTCAGTTATACCTGATAATCGGCTTTATCGGCATGACCGTCATAATCCTGTTTGCGAAAATTCTAAGTGAGAATGTTTTTAAAGTTCCAGCGGATATGTCATCTCAGGCAGTTATTGTTTTCCAGCTTGCAGGCATAGGTTTTCTGGGCAGTGTGGGCATGTCATGGGGCAGAGCTGTTTCCATGGGGCTGCAGAGATTTGAAATAACATATGGCGTTGCTATTATTACCAATCTTGCAGGCATCGGTTTCGGCTTATTACTGGTTTATCTAGGGTATGGTGTTGTCGGGTTTGTTTTGATGAGGGTTTTGTCAACAGTATGCGCCGGAATAGCATATTGGATGATTGCAAGGATTCTGCTGCCTGCCTACCGGTTTAAGCCTGGTTTTGACTTTCCTACCATAAGGCGTTTGCGTTCCTATATTGGTTATGGCGCAATTAATAGAGGCTTAAGCGCAATTGTTAGCAGATTGGACCAGACATTGATCGGGATCTGGCTTGGGGTTGCGGCAGCAGGAATATATTCAATTCCATTCATGATAGTTAATTCACTTTCTTATATGATTGCCTATATGCTCGGATTTACTTTTCCCATGGCAAGTGAACTTCATTCAACAGACCAGCATGAAAAATTAAAAGACATATACATTCGTTCAACAAGATTTATTACCGTGCTATCCTGCATGATATTTATACCCATGTTTGTTTTCGGCAACAGTTTTATGCTGATATGGGTGGGCAAAACAGTAAGCAGCCAGACTAATACAGTTCTAATGCTGCTTACAGCTTCATTTTTTCTAAGCACTTTATTTGTAGCTCTTCCCAATAATATTGCAGTCGGAACAGGTAGGATAAGGCAGTTTACTGTTTACTGTATGTTCAGGGCCGTTGTGCTGGGATTGTCATGCCTGGTATTTATTAAACCGTTCGGCCTTAATGGTGCCGGTTTTGCACTGATTCTTACAAATGCGGTTGATTTGGTTTTCCTAATAATCGTGTTGAAACGCTTTTTAAAATTATCACCTTATGCATTATTTCTGTCTGCATATTGTCCTCCATTGGTATTAGGTATAATACTTGCGATAGTTTCCTTCTTTATTCGCCCTATATCATGTTCATGGGTTGGCTTAATAATAGCAATTGGTTTGTTTGATATTATATATTTAGTGATTAGTTTCAAAATCAACATATTTGGAGAAGCTGAGAAGCTCGTATTAAAAAATATCTTTTTAATTGCTAGACGCATTTCACATACTGATTAA
- a CDS encoding DegT/DnrJ/EryC1/StrS family aminotransferase: protein MKYKSKDDLKKNLQAFIDEGLLAKKSRPQKYWYPLSCATYEIEEIMEAVESLCMFVTTMGDKTLRFEKTFSEKFNHSESIFVNSGSSADLLIAFALVNPAANLLEPGDEILAPSVTWPTQIWSPMMAGLKVRLVDTDPFTLNMDIKDLEIKIGPRTRAISLVHLMGNPCEMDKITEICQKHDLVLVEDCCESLGAKYKGQSVGTFGIAGSYSFFFSHHITTMEGGMVGCRDKGLSDLFRLLRAHGWARNMKHTYIKPANGIDERYTFINWGFNLRPTELQAGFGLVQLGRQPEFHKQRKKNAEYFGSYLLKYKDIMRLMQVSDNAECSWFALPVMLTPECPFSKENFLKYLEKMGVETRPIVTGNIALQPVVNMFPSLKDDNLHGANMIHKSGFYLGLYPFDSTEQMDRLFEIFDSYLKDYIK, encoded by the coding sequence ATGAAATACAAATCCAAGGACGATCTGAAAAAGAACCTGCAGGCATTTATTGATGAAGGATTGCTGGCTAAAAAATCCAGACCTCAAAAATACTGGTATCCCCTGAGTTGTGCAACTTACGAGATTGAAGAGATTATGGAAGCTGTGGAGTCGTTGTGTATGTTCGTAACGACAATGGGTGACAAAACTCTCAGGTTTGAAAAAACCTTCAGCGAGAAATTCAATCACTCTGAATCTATTTTTGTAAACAGCGGTTCATCTGCTGACCTTCTGATTGCCTTTGCTCTTGTTAACCCGGCTGCCAACCTGCTTGAACCAGGTGATGAAATACTGGCGCCATCCGTTACATGGCCTACGCAGATATGGTCACCAATGATGGCTGGCCTTAAGGTCAGGCTCGTAGATACTGACCCCTTTACCCTTAACATGGACATTAAAGACCTTGAAATAAAGATAGGCCCGAGGACAAGGGCCATCTCCCTGGTACACCTGATGGGCAATCCCTGCGAAATGGATAAAATAACAGAAATCTGCCAAAAGCATGATCTTGTGTTAGTTGAAGACTGCTGCGAATCCCTTGGGGCAAAATACAAAGGTCAGTCAGTCGGAACTTTCGGAATTGCCGGCAGCTATTCATTTTTCTTTTCTCACCACATAACGACAATGGAAGGCGGGATGGTCGGCTGCAGGGATAAGGGCTTATCCGACCTGTTCAGGTTGCTGCGTGCTCATGGCTGGGCCAGGAACATGAAACATACCTATATAAAACCTGCCAACGGAATTGATGAAAGATATACTTTCATAAACTGGGGATTTAATCTCAGGCCCACCGAACTTCAGGCCGGGTTTGGTCTGGTGCAGCTTGGACGCCAGCCTGAATTTCATAAACAGCGTAAAAAAAATGCTGAATACTTCGGCAGTTATCTTTTAAAATACAAAGACATTATGAGGCTGATGCAGGTGTCAGATAATGCCGAGTGCTCATGGTTCGCCCTGCCTGTCATGCTCACTCCCGAGTGCCCTTTTTCTAAAGAGAACTTTTTAAAATACCTTGAAAAGATGGGAGTTGAAACAAGGCCTATTGTCACTGGCAATATTGCATTGCAGCCGGTAGTAAACATGTTCCCAAGCCTGAAAGACGATAATCTTCACGGGGCGAACATGATTCATAAATCCGGTTTCTATCTGGGACTGTATCCTTTTGATTCAACAGAGCAGATGGACCGCCTGTTTGAAATCTTCGATAGCTATCTGAAAGATTATATAAAATGA
- a CDS encoding glycosyltransferase family 10 encodes MKKILIHTLSGGNNRMFDPNERDSYNDPYIFLRDRLLEKNYLLTTADDNSLHDCEWVFFFDIASVFPYSNFKARLKRTINKARGISIVRDLYSECLNSHLKDKMVLFLWEAPAVSPDNWKRENHEAFNIIFTWNDSIVDSIKYFKICWPQTGKFSIIPKIPFGKKKLLVNISMNKYSNHKRELYSERIKSIRHFETALPENFDLYGYGWNNPANLVEKILPFKKQVYSSYRGTVKNKWDVLPFYRFSLCYENLEGEPGYITEKIFDSMRCGCVPIYLGAPNITDYVDSNAFVDRRIFKTNKDLEDFIINIDEQEYKKYQDAIKDYLAGERFKNFLPESFANTINNTLKL; translated from the coding sequence TTGAAAAAGATACTTATTCATACGCTCTCAGGCGGCAATAACAGGATGTTCGATCCGAACGAGCGGGATTCTTATAATGATCCATATATATTTCTCAGAGATCGCCTGTTAGAAAAAAATTATCTTCTGACCACTGCAGATGACAATTCATTGCATGATTGTGAATGGGTTTTCTTTTTTGATATTGCAAGCGTGTTCCCGTATTCAAATTTTAAGGCTAGATTAAAGCGGACAATAAATAAAGCCAGGGGAATCTCTATAGTCCGTGATCTTTATTCGGAATGCTTAAACAGCCATCTCAAAGACAAAATGGTTTTATTCCTGTGGGAGGCTCCCGCAGTGAGCCCTGACAACTGGAAAAGAGAAAATCACGAGGCTTTTAATATTATATTTACATGGAATGATTCCATTGTGGATAGCATAAAATATTTCAAGATATGCTGGCCTCAGACAGGTAAGTTTTCGATAATTCCCAAGATTCCTTTTGGTAAAAAGAAGCTGCTTGTAAACATTTCGATGAATAAATATTCAAATCACAAACGGGAGTTATATTCAGAGCGCATAAAATCAATCCGTCACTTCGAAACAGCTCTTCCTGAAAACTTTGATCTGTATGGTTACGGCTGGAATAATCCTGCAAATCTTGTTGAAAAAATATTGCCGTTTAAAAAACAAGTATACTCTTCTTACAGGGGAACAGTAAAAAACAAATGGGACGTCCTGCCCTTCTATCGTTTCAGCCTGTGTTATGAAAATCTTGAGGGTGAGCCTGGCTATATAACTGAAAAAATATTTGACAGTATGCGCTGCGGTTGTGTGCCAATTTACCTTGGCGCTCCAAATATTACAGACTATGTAGACAGTAATGCGTTTGTAGACCGCAGAATATTCAAGACCAATAAAGATCTTGAAGATTTTATTATTAATATTGATGAGCAGGAATATAAAAAATATCAGGATGCTATTAAGGACTATCTGGCAGGAGAACGCTTTAAAAATTTCCTGCCGGAAAGTTTTGCAAATACAATAAACAACACCTTAAAATTATAA
- a CDS encoding glycosyltransferase, whose translation MINRTFPVIVAYKDIFGLQKCLKFINYQTNPINDVIIIDNSRCIDPVILSWKSVSEKPFKIHLYTSEDNLGSAGGFSLGMKKAFDEGAEWIWLHDEDDYPEKDCLEKLLKDGKGFIRAPVIKDPETGRVLNYFKRNKGMLGYMYPAPADADIVNAAGTAGLLIHRKVIEEIGIYDPSFFVGFEDWDYCLRAAKKGFKVHVVKTAIVYHPDHQSLRNRFIKEKILKYLPPIFGFIRKGNIRDEFAVKNIITLTQRHMSSYVMPFSLILSILSLPLFKIINRNANIFLTLKTYLKSLCAE comes from the coding sequence ATGATCAATCGAACCTTTCCTGTAATTGTTGCTTATAAAGACATCTTCGGTCTTCAAAAATGTCTCAAGTTCATAAATTATCAGACCAATCCAATCAATGATGTTATAATCATCGATAACAGCAGATGCATTGATCCAGTGATATTGTCCTGGAAATCAGTTTCAGAAAAACCTTTTAAAATACATTTATATACATCAGAAGACAACCTTGGCTCGGCAGGAGGATTTTCGCTTGGAATGAAAAAGGCGTTTGATGAGGGTGCTGAGTGGATATGGCTGCATGATGAAGATGATTACCCGGAAAAGGACTGTCTAGAAAAGCTTCTGAAAGATGGCAAAGGGTTTATTAGAGCTCCTGTCATAAAAGACCCTGAAACCGGAAGGGTCTTGAATTATTTCAAAAGAAACAAAGGGATGCTCGGATATATGTATCCCGCACCGGCAGATGCCGACATAGTTAATGCGGCAGGCACAGCAGGCCTTCTCATTCATAGAAAGGTAATAGAAGAAATCGGAATATACGACCCATCTTTTTTTGTCGGTTTCGAGGACTGGGATTATTGCCTGAGAGCGGCAAAAAAAGGCTTCAAGGTTCATGTGGTTAAGACAGCCATTGTGTATCATCCCGACCACCAGTCTTTACGGAACAGGTTCATAAAAGAAAAAATATTAAAATACCTGCCTCCGATTTTTGGATTCATAAGAAAAGGAAATATCAGGGACGAGTTTGCGGTAAAGAATATAATCACATTGACACAAAGGCATATGTCTTCTTATGTGATGCCTTTCAGCCTTATATTAAGTATCCTGTCTCTTCCATTATTTAAGATTATCAATCGGAATGCGAACATTTTTCTTACTTTAAAGACCTACTTAAAATCTTTATGTGCCGAATAG
- a CDS encoding GDP-L-fucose synthase has translation MISVKNLKWILDVRLNKNSRIYVAGHEGLAGSAILRSLKKKGFLNLIIRTRSELDLKDAKSVFSHFNETKPEIVIIAAAKVGGIAANMAEPTEFLLDNLKIQNNLMEACLVYKVQKTLFLGSSCIYPRESLQPMKEEYFMHGPVEPTNESYAIAKIAGIRLAQAMNRQYGLNIISPMPCNLYGPGDHFEFERSHVISALVRRFAEAKQAGAKSVTLWGTGSARREFLHVDDCAEACVFLLENYDSPEIINVGSGIDFTIKELAELIAILVDYKGRIIWDTSKPDGMPRKLLDVTRLSALGWKHSIDLETGLKMVLEDFYKWQDSNKC, from the coding sequence TTGATCAGTGTAAAAAATTTAAAATGGATTTTGGATGTGAGGCTAAATAAGAATTCAAGAATCTATGTAGCAGGACACGAAGGCCTGGCTGGTTCAGCAATTTTAAGAAGTTTAAAAAAGAAAGGTTTTTTAAATTTAATTATCAGAACACGCAGCGAACTTGATCTGAAAGACGCTAAAAGCGTCTTTTCACATTTTAATGAGACCAAACCCGAGATTGTAATCATAGCGGCAGCAAAGGTTGGCGGCATTGCAGCAAACATGGCTGAACCCACGGAATTTCTGCTGGACAATCTCAAAATCCAGAATAATCTCATGGAAGCCTGCCTTGTGTATAAAGTTCAAAAAACACTTTTTTTGGGAAGTTCATGCATATACCCAAGAGAATCTTTGCAGCCAATGAAAGAAGAATACTTTATGCACGGGCCAGTCGAGCCAACAAATGAATCCTACGCAATTGCAAAAATAGCAGGCATTCGCCTGGCTCAGGCAATGAACAGACAGTATGGGCTTAATATAATTTCTCCCATGCCGTGCAATTTATATGGGCCCGGCGATCATTTTGAATTTGAACGCTCTCATGTTATTTCTGCGCTGGTAAGGCGCTTTGCTGAGGCAAAACAAGCCGGCGCCAAGTCTGTGACATTGTGGGGAACAGGCAGTGCCCGCAGGGAATTTCTTCACGTAGATGATTGCGCTGAAGCCTGTGTTTTTCTGCTGGAAAATTATGATTCTCCTGAAATTATAAATGTTGGTTCGGGAATTGATTTCACAATAAAAGAACTGGCCGAGCTGATTGCAATACTTGTGGATTATAAGGGCCGGATCATCTGGGATACATCAAAACCTGATGGAATGCCGCGAAAACTGCTTGATGTAACAAGGTTATCAGCTTTGGGCTGGAAACATTCAATTGATCTTGAAACAGGATTGAAAATGGTCTTGGAAGATTTTTATAAATGGCAAGATTCAAATAAATGCTGA
- a CDS encoding glycosyltransferase has product MSNSSDHVTICIPAHNAGWSIERTLESILVQDYPDIDVFVCDNASTDNTAEIAKKYESRGVKYYFNPVISGGAEGNWNYALTLCDGPLVALYHADDIYTQTMVRKQVEFLKTHPDVSAVFTMMQTIDELDRPIRMGKRLLPSELKGITFLNFDEFFNAVLKYCTFTPVPTMMTRKNVLNEVGNFNWHIYHSASDIDLYLRMAKKWGPIGIIDEPLHQYRISSTQGTEIIAKGRTVLADYFRVIDSHLNDEEERKIAKPKSISFYEMYKSIDLLTCAFNLIEQDKTDEALKLMKKALTVQNFNTAIKRPMYFIKLLIGLSLFITASLGAGHLTVKMINRILSLRKSWLRKPI; this is encoded by the coding sequence ATGAGTAATAGCAGTGATCATGTAACTATATGCATTCCGGCCCATAATGCCGGATGGTCAATTGAACGTACCTTAGAGTCAATCCTTGTACAGGATTATCCGGATATCGATGTTTTTGTTTGTGACAATGCTTCAACAGACAACACTGCTGAAATTGCAAAAAAATATGAAAGCAGGGGAGTAAAGTATTACTTCAATCCTGTCATATCTGGCGGAGCTGAAGGCAACTGGAATTATGCCTTAACTCTATGCGATGGTCCCCTTGTCGCCTTATATCACGCAGATGATATTTACACGCAGACAATGGTTCGCAAACAGGTTGAATTTCTAAAGACGCATCCTGATGTCAGTGCAGTATTTACTATGATGCAGACAATTGATGAACTTGACCGGCCAATCCGTATGGGCAAGAGATTGCTCCCTAGCGAATTGAAAGGGATAACCTTCCTTAATTTTGATGAATTTTTTAATGCTGTTTTAAAATATTGCACATTTACTCCTGTTCCCACTATGATGACCCGTAAAAATGTTCTTAATGAAGTTGGTAATTTCAACTGGCACATATATCATTCAGCATCGGACATTGATTTGTATCTACGAATGGCAAAAAAATGGGGGCCGATTGGTATCATAGACGAACCCCTGCATCAATACCGGATTTCCAGCACTCAGGGTACTGAAATAATTGCAAAAGGCCGGACTGTGTTAGCTGATTATTTCAGGGTAATTGACTCTCATTTGAATGATGAGGAAGAAAGAAAAATTGCCAAGCCTAAATCTATTTCTTTTTATGAAATGTATAAATCGATTGATTTATTGACATGTGCCTTCAATCTGATTGAACAGGATAAGACAGATGAAGCACTTAAGTTAATGAAAAAAGCCCTGACGGTTCAAAATTTCAACACTGCAATAAAACGACCGATGTATTTTATCAAATTGCTGATAGGACTTTCATTATTTATAACAGCGTCTCTCGGAGCAGGTCATTTAACTGTTAAAATGATAAATAGAATTCTTTCCTTGAGAAAATCATGGCTCAGAAAGCCAATATAA
- a CDS encoding NAD-dependent epimerase/dehydratase family protein — protein sequence MLVSEDISSIISRVGDKFYALSGQNLFITGGTGFIGSYLLKTLAYLNDTILIKPCRTFILTRNPYAFFAKMPDIASRDDFITVKGNVSEFTFDQIKCDYIIHAATTADPFVTNNDPLGSMETITSGTLNVLKLAETNKVKSFLYLSSGAVYGTQPVRLKQIPEDFLQGPDITTSTSGYAEGKRYAEVLSSIYRERYCMQVKVARLFTFVGPYIDLNAQYAVTDFIKKCQKQEPIIINSDGTLVRSYCYSTDVAVALWEILLGETDISTFNVGSDDGISISELAEFVSSCFNKKVPVMIKEPALPEKLPARYLPDISKLKETFDFKLQYDSLSAVKRSIDWLMENNL from the coding sequence ATGTTGGTTTCTGAAGATATTTCATCAATAATCAGCCGGGTTGGAGATAAATTTTATGCTCTTTCAGGGCAAAATTTATTTATTACCGGAGGTACTGGTTTTATCGGCAGTTATCTTTTAAAAACTCTCGCTTATTTAAATGACACAATTCTTATAAAACCCTGCAGAACTTTTATCCTGACCAGGAATCCGTATGCTTTTTTTGCTAAAATGCCAGATATAGCCTCTAGGGATGACTTCATTACTGTTAAAGGTAATGTAAGTGAGTTTACTTTTGACCAAATAAAATGTGATTATATCATTCACGCTGCGACCACTGCCGATCCATTTGTTACAAACAATGATCCATTAGGATCCATGGAAACTATAACTAGTGGAACTTTGAATGTTTTAAAGCTTGCTGAAACAAATAAGGTTAAATCCTTTCTTTATCTGAGCTCAGGCGCCGTGTATGGAACACAGCCAGTCCGACTTAAACAAATTCCTGAAGATTTTCTTCAGGGGCCTGACATCACCACCTCGACTTCCGGTTATGCCGAAGGTAAAAGATATGCGGAAGTTCTTAGCTCCATATACCGTGAAAGATATTGCATGCAGGTAAAGGTCGCCCGGCTCTTTACCTTTGTGGGTCCCTATATCGATCTTAATGCACAGTATGCAGTGACTGATTTCATCAAGAAATGTCAAAAACAGGAACCCATAATAATAAACAGCGATGGCACACTTGTTCGGTCGTATTGTTATAGCACAGATGTGGCTGTGGCATTATGGGAGATTTTACTTGGTGAAACTGACATCAGTACTTTTAATGTCGGTTCTGATGATGGTATTTCAATATCTGAGCTGGCTGAATTTGTCAGCTCATGCTTCAATAAGAAAGTTCCTGTAATGATCAAAGAACCTGCATTGCCTGAAAAGTTGCCTGCCCGATACCTGCCTGATATATCAAAACTCAAAGAAACCTTTGATTTTAAACTGCAGTATGATTCTCTTTCTGCTGTAAAAAGATCCATAGACTGGCTCATGGAAAATAATTTATGA
- a CDS encoding glycosyltransferase family A protein produces the protein MNPLISVIVPTYNRPQLLKKALISILSQTFCDYEIIVVNDGGTPINEILNSIGFSNRITIINHFKNLGISTARNTGIKLSKGKYIAYLDDDDIYYPNHLETLVNCLENSEYKVAYSDACMISQVHTNANTVKISKSFPYSFDFSKDKILVHNISPTLCFMHNKACFSDTGFFNENLFANEDWDLWIRLSRNYDFKHIKKVTAEFRRDISEKTITTTQSKEFYDSMKIIFNNTQQYTKNKPLIRTAQKLQLICMKDAINKSYMRSKYNYSVGILPAKLLLYILKKTIH, from the coding sequence ATGAATCCGTTAATATCTGTTATTGTACCAACATATAACCGACCTCAACTACTTAAAAAAGCTTTGATAAGTATTCTATCTCAAACATTTTGTGACTATGAGATTATTGTGGTGAACGATGGTGGCACACCCATTAATGAAATCCTAAACAGCATTGGTTTTAGCAATAGAATTACAATTATTAATCATTTTAAAAATCTTGGAATATCAACCGCAAGAAATACCGGGATAAAATTATCTAAAGGAAAATACATAGCTTATTTAGATGATGACGACATATACTATCCGAATCATCTGGAAACTCTTGTTAATTGCCTTGAAAACTCAGAATACAAAGTTGCCTACTCGGATGCATGCATGATAAGCCAAGTTCATACTAATGCAAATACTGTTAAGATCAGTAAATCATTCCCATATTCATTTGATTTCTCTAAAGATAAAATACTAGTTCATAATATATCTCCAACGCTATGTTTTATGCATAACAAAGCCTGCTTTTCGGATACCGGCTTCTTTAATGAAAACTTATTTGCTAATGAAGACTGGGATTTATGGATAAGACTCTCTCGTAATTATGATTTCAAACATATAAAAAAAGTTACTGCTGAATTTAGAAGAGATATCAGCGAGAAAACAATAACGACTACTCAAAGCAAAGAGTTCTATGATTCGATGAAAATCATTTTTAATAACACGCAGCAATATACAAAGAACAAACCATTAATAAGGACAGCACAAAAGCTACAACTTATTTGTATGAAAGATGCAATAAATAAGTCTTATATGCGTTCTAAATACAATTATTCAGTTGGAATTCTTCCTGCAAAGCTTCTTTTATATATCTTAAAAAAAACAATCCATTAG